The following proteins are encoded in a genomic region of Synechococcus sp. ROS8604:
- the cax gene encoding calcium/proton exchanger: MRSALHKVDELIPQSLISSFVQSGRWKLIPALLMLGLTQLASMQGWPTLLCFIVSATGIIPIALLLSDATEEIAEHSGATIGAICTAVFGNCAEFIIALSALRLGLIDVVKASITGAILSDLLLVTGVAMLVGGLKYSEQSFQETMVRTNGAAMTLAVMAMALPASLISTSGIDDPIAIHGLSMTVAAILIVIYFLTLTFSLATHSHLFDPNYIQSDDADSPQDAVKKINLGPWIIQLILSTACLAYQSESFVHFLEPATEQLGFSALFTGIIIIPIIGGFSEYVPAVKGALKNQMDLPISLAMGSSLLVALLIAPALIMIGSVIGQPMNLDFTAFEVIALIFSVLIVNLVNMDAKSNWLEGVLLLGMFSIFGAAFYYYPS; the protein is encoded by the coding sequence ATGCGCTCAGCCCTTCATAAAGTCGACGAACTCATACCCCAAAGCTTGATATCCTCCTTCGTCCAATCCGGACGCTGGAAGCTGATTCCAGCGCTACTCATGCTGGGGCTAACACAGCTGGCCTCGATGCAGGGTTGGCCAACTCTGCTTTGTTTCATTGTTTCAGCGACAGGCATCATTCCGATCGCCCTGTTGCTTAGCGATGCAACGGAAGAGATTGCAGAACATAGCGGAGCAACGATTGGAGCCATCTGCACCGCAGTGTTTGGCAATTGTGCTGAATTTATTATTGCCCTATCGGCTCTAAGGTTGGGCCTTATCGATGTTGTCAAAGCGAGTATTACTGGAGCGATTCTCTCCGATCTACTTCTCGTTACGGGCGTGGCGATGCTTGTAGGTGGTTTGAAATACAGCGAACAAAGTTTTCAGGAAACCATGGTTCGCACCAACGGTGCGGCTATGACCTTAGCTGTCATGGCGATGGCCCTACCTGCATCCCTCATCAGCACATCAGGAATCGATGATCCCATCGCAATTCATGGCCTATCAATGACTGTCGCGGCGATCCTTATTGTTATTTACTTCTTAACGCTAACATTCTCACTCGCAACCCACAGCCATCTATTTGACCCCAACTACATCCAAAGCGATGACGCTGACTCGCCTCAAGATGCAGTAAAAAAAATAAACTTAGGACCTTGGATTATTCAATTAATTCTTAGCACGGCGTGCTTGGCTTATCAATCTGAAAGCTTTGTTCATTTTTTAGAGCCTGCCACAGAACAGCTCGGTTTCAGCGCCCTATTCACCGGAATCATCATCATTCCGATCATTGGGGGGTTTTCAGAGTATGTGCCTGCCGTTAAAGGGGCCTTAAAAAATCAAATGGATCTCCCCATTTCTTTAGCGATGGGATCCAGCTTGCTTGTTGCCCTACTAATCGCGCCAGCACTGATCATGATTGGATCTGTGATCGGTCAGCCCATGAATCTTGACTTCACAGCCTTCGAAGTCATCGCACTCATCTTTAGCGTCTTAATTGTGAACCTTGTCAATATGGACGCAAAATCAAATTGGCTGGAAGGTGTTTTGCTCCTAGGAATGTTTTCGATTTTCGGAGCAGCTTTTTACTACTACCCAAGTTAG
- a CDS encoding ABC transporter substrate-binding protein: MESKAASTTDAIAKMFHFLRLRTFVMKKKAANQTSVLRVKPIATILHRNTLIVIGLSLSIASTSAQQKESQTYSDSKSTILLGQSLPLSGPSAQIGKKYQAGAEAWFNEVNRQGGINGKKIRLISLDDQYEPEQTIRNTKTLLDRPNLLALFGYVGTPTTKEILPVIEKRKVPLIAPLTGASILRDNELKMVVNLRASYQMEIDKIVDSLVRNARQKIAIIYQDDAFGKDGLKSAESALKRHGLKPYAISTVQRNSAQIQSALQVLTSTQPNAIIIISTYVSSAALSKELLKRDTKAQIMNVSFVGTRALEQSLPVGQANGIGVSQVVPFPWDRWIPVVAEYQRLMRVNNPSARFGFTSLEGFMAAKLITEGIKNVQGPLTKETLLTSLKSIKKVDLGGFQLDLSSNNNQASNYVELTFFGAQQWEP, translated from the coding sequence ATGGAAAGCAAGGCTGCCAGCACAACTGACGCGATCGCCAAGATGTTCCACTTTCTCCGTCTTCGAACCTTCGTCATGAAAAAAAAAGCAGCGAATCAAACAAGTGTTTTACGGGTTAAGCCAATAGCAACGATTCTTCATAGAAATACCCTTATAGTAATTGGACTCAGTCTATCGATCGCCTCCACATCAGCCCAACAAAAAGAATCCCAAACATACTCTGATAGCAAAAGCACGATCCTCCTCGGTCAATCCTTACCACTGAGCGGACCTTCAGCTCAAATCGGGAAAAAATATCAAGCTGGAGCGGAAGCATGGTTTAACGAAGTGAATCGACAGGGAGGAATCAACGGAAAAAAAATCCGCTTGATTAGCCTCGACGACCAGTATGAGCCTGAGCAAACCATCAGAAACACGAAAACCCTGCTGGACCGCCCCAACCTTCTCGCCTTATTTGGGTACGTAGGCACACCAACAACAAAAGAGATCCTTCCCGTCATTGAAAAAAGAAAAGTCCCCCTCATCGCCCCTCTAACAGGCGCTTCAATCCTGCGAGACAACGAATTGAAAATGGTGGTGAATTTAAGGGCCAGCTATCAAATGGAAATCGATAAAATTGTGGATAGTCTTGTTCGAAATGCGAGACAGAAAATAGCCATTATCTATCAAGATGACGCCTTCGGGAAAGATGGACTTAAATCTGCAGAATCAGCACTAAAAAGGCACGGCCTAAAACCATATGCAATCTCCACAGTTCAAAGGAACTCTGCACAAATACAATCAGCACTTCAAGTCCTAACATCCACTCAACCAAACGCCATCATCATCATTTCGACATACGTCAGCTCAGCAGCGTTAAGCAAAGAGTTACTAAAACGAGATACAAAAGCCCAAATCATGAATGTGTCTTTTGTTGGCACCAGAGCCCTTGAACAATCACTGCCTGTAGGACAAGCCAATGGCATTGGGGTTAGCCAAGTCGTTCCCTTTCCCTGGGACCGCTGGATTCCTGTTGTCGCAGAGTATCAACGCCTCATGCGCGTAAACAATCCTTCAGCCCGTTTTGGCTTCACAAGCCTGGAAGGATTTATGGCAGCCAAATTAATCACAGAAGGGATCAAAAATGTCCAAGGGCCACTCACAAAAGAAACTCTCCTCACAAGCCTTAAGTCGATTAAAAAAGTAGACTTGGGAGGATTTCAGCTAGACTTATCAAGCAATAACAACCAAGCTAGCAATTACGTTGAGCTCACATTTTTTGGAGCACAACAATGGGAGCCCTAA
- the rpsD gene encoding 30S ribosomal protein S4: MSRYRGPRLRITRRLGDLPGLTRKAAKRSYPPGQHGQARRKRSEYAIRLEEKQKLRFNYGVSERQLVRYVKKARAQEGSTGTNLLKLLENRLDNVCFRIGFGPTVPGARQLVNHGHVTVNGRVTDIASYQCKAGDVIAIRERKCSKLLAEANLQFPGLANVPPHLELDKPKLSAKVVGRAEREWVALEINELLVVEYYSRKV; the protein is encoded by the coding sequence ATGTCCAGATACCGCGGCCCTCGCCTGAGGATCACGCGGCGCTTGGGAGACCTCCCTGGTCTCACCCGGAAGGCCGCAAAACGGTCCTATCCACCCGGTCAGCACGGCCAAGCCCGTCGCAAGCGCTCCGAATACGCAATCCGCTTAGAAGAGAAGCAAAAGCTTCGCTTCAATTACGGCGTTTCCGAACGTCAACTTGTGCGCTACGTGAAGAAAGCGCGTGCTCAGGAAGGTTCAACAGGAACCAACCTGCTCAAACTGCTCGAGAACCGTCTCGACAATGTTTGTTTCCGCATTGGATTTGGCCCAACCGTGCCCGGAGCACGCCAATTGGTGAATCATGGCCACGTCACCGTGAATGGACGGGTCACTGATATCGCTAGTTATCAGTGCAAGGCTGGTGATGTGATCGCCATTCGCGAACGCAAGTGCAGCAAATTGCTCGCTGAAGCGAATCTTCAATTCCCAGGATTGGCCAACGTGCCTCCCCACCTTGAACTCGACAAACCAAAGCTGAGCGCGAAAGTGGTTGGCCGCGCTGAGCGCGAATGGGTGGCCCTTGAGATCAACGAACTGCTAGTGGTTGAGTACTACTCCAGAAAAGTCTGA
- a CDS encoding glutaredoxin family protein yields MTPSPIDSRRLLLFSRAGCCLCEGLEQRLRDLNLEQDVHPLQLEVVDIDSPECPVSLRARYDLEVPVLVLDDTELPRVSPRLSGDGLRNWLQRVCSTGTGSD; encoded by the coding sequence GTGACCCCGTCCCCGATTGATTCACGGCGATTGTTGCTCTTTAGCAGGGCTGGTTGTTGTCTCTGTGAGGGGCTCGAACAGCGCTTGCGAGATCTCAATCTTGAGCAAGATGTTCATCCCCTACAGCTTGAGGTGGTGGATATTGATTCACCCGAATGTCCAGTGTCATTGCGCGCGCGTTATGACCTCGAGGTTCCCGTTTTGGTCTTGGACGACACGGAGCTCCCTCGCGTTTCCCCCAGATTGAGTGGGGATGGATTGCGCAATTGGTTGCAGCGGGTCTGTTCCACTGGGACAGGTTCGGATTAG
- a CDS encoding UDP-N-acetylmuramoyl-L-alanyl-D-glutamate--2,6-diaminopimelate ligase, with product MTQTLHALLHSVGLPVPQGSVDVVIESITCDSRGVGPGSLFIGLPGGRVDGGSFWPNALADGAAAVLIGSAAAAAKPPEHSDAVVVVPDPVALWAGELAAAFWNYPSDRIGLIGVTGTNGKTTTTHLIEHLSSACGRPSALFGTLLNRWPGHSVTATHTTAVADRLQAQLAEACAAGAEITAMEVSSHALDQHRVAGCRFSGAVFTNLTQDHLDYHETMASYFEAKARLFATPLAPPLVADRGAQFVVNVDDPWGKQLAERLGDRCWRSSLSEGSVSAELTMSDLVMGSSGVEGRLLSPVGEGSFHSPLLGRFNVMNLLQAVGVLLQQGLPLEPLLEAISTFGGVPGRMERVVVTSKGGALPTVLVDYAHTPDGLRSALKACRPFADGKLICVFGCGGDRDRGKRPQMAAIASELADGVVVTSDNPRTENPQQILDDVVSGIPNGTALTVTLDRAEAIAEAIQNAGSQDLVLIAGKGHEDYQILGTEKIHFDDREQALKALQDKLSS from the coding sequence ATGACCCAGACACTCCATGCTTTGCTCCATTCGGTGGGTTTGCCTGTCCCCCAGGGCTCGGTCGATGTCGTGATCGAATCGATCACCTGTGATTCACGTGGCGTAGGGCCTGGGAGTTTGTTCATCGGTCTTCCCGGCGGAAGGGTGGATGGAGGCAGCTTTTGGCCTAATGCTCTCGCTGATGGTGCTGCCGCTGTACTGATTGGCTCAGCTGCCGCTGCTGCTAAGCCTCCTGAACACAGCGACGCTGTGGTGGTGGTGCCTGATCCAGTTGCTCTCTGGGCTGGTGAGCTGGCAGCAGCTTTTTGGAATTACCCCAGTGATCGCATCGGCTTGATTGGGGTTACGGGCACCAATGGCAAAACCACCACGACGCATTTGATTGAACATTTGAGTTCGGCCTGTGGGCGTCCTTCTGCTCTGTTTGGAACCCTTCTGAATCGCTGGCCTGGCCATAGCGTGACCGCAACGCACACCACCGCTGTGGCTGATCGGCTGCAGGCTCAGCTCGCTGAGGCCTGTGCCGCTGGCGCTGAGATCACGGCCATGGAGGTGAGTTCCCACGCCCTTGATCAGCATCGGGTGGCTGGATGCCGCTTCTCTGGTGCTGTGTTCACCAATCTCACTCAGGACCATCTCGATTATCACGAGACGATGGCGTCTTATTTTGAAGCCAAAGCTCGCCTGTTTGCCACACCGCTTGCCCCACCTCTGGTCGCTGATCGTGGGGCTCAATTTGTCGTGAATGTGGACGACCCTTGGGGAAAACAACTAGCGGAGCGGTTGGGCGATCGTTGTTGGCGGAGTTCGTTATCCGAGGGCTCAGTTTCTGCAGAATTGACGATGTCTGATTTGGTGATGGGCTCGTCTGGGGTTGAAGGCCGCCTGTTGAGTCCGGTTGGTGAGGGCTCGTTTCACTCTCCACTGCTGGGTCGATTCAATGTGATGAATCTGTTGCAGGCCGTAGGGGTCTTGCTTCAGCAAGGTCTCCCTTTGGAGCCGCTCCTTGAAGCCATCAGCACATTCGGGGGCGTTCCTGGTCGGATGGAACGGGTTGTTGTGACCTCAAAGGGGGGAGCGCTGCCCACGGTCTTGGTGGATTACGCCCATACGCCAGATGGATTACGCAGCGCTTTGAAGGCCTGTCGCCCTTTCGCGGACGGCAAACTGATTTGTGTGTTTGGTTGCGGCGGTGATAGGGATCGTGGCAAGCGTCCGCAGATGGCTGCGATTGCGTCAGAGCTTGCTGATGGTGTGGTGGTGACTTCTGATAATCCACGCACAGAAAATCCTCAACAAATCCTGGATGATGTTGTGAGTGGAATTCCTAATGGAACTGCGTTAACGGTGACCCTGGATCGAGCTGAAGCCATTGCGGAAGCGATTCAGAATGCTGGCTCACAAGACCTTGTTCTCATTGCTGGTAAAGGTCATGAGGATTATCAAATTCTGGGTACCGAAAAAATTCATTTTGATGACCGTGAACAGGCTTTAAAAGCCCTGCAAGATAAATTGAGCTCTTAA
- the yidD gene encoding membrane protein insertion efficiency factor YidD, with protein MLGLIGIYRTWISPLIGPRCRFIPTCSAYGIEAIQRHGPWRGGWLTLRRLLRCHPFTPCGCDPVPD; from the coding sequence ATGCTCGGCTTGATCGGCATCTATCGCACTTGGATTTCACCCTTGATCGGCCCTCGGTGTCGGTTTATCCCAACCTGTAGTGCTTACGGGATCGAGGCGATTCAGCGCCATGGCCCTTGGCGTGGTGGTTGGTTAACCCTGCGTCGTTTGCTGCGCTGCCATCCCTTTACTCCCTGCGGCTGTGACCCCGTCCCCGATTGA
- a CDS encoding aminotransferase class V-fold PLP-dependent enzyme, producing the protein MDIRNSLRDLCPALGNKTYLNYGGQGPLPTPSLEAMTQSWQRIQELGPFTTDVWPYISSETNKTRAVLSRMCGVAPHRLALTENVTSGCVLPLWGLPFEAGDRLLISDCEHPGVVAACHELARREQLEVDNLPVQQFRQGRETQHDTDAGVLQALENSLQPRTKVVVLSHLLWNTGQLMPIPAVAEQLHQHAQQPFLLVDAAQSMGQIPVEAAAQAADIYAFTGHKWACGPEGLGGVALSERILNQANPTLIGWRSLRDETRAVIDDPDPFHHDSRRFEIATSCVPLMAGLRQSLSLLASEASEQQRLEAIQSLSGELWRKLNELPGTTPLLEEEPPAGLVSFQLNDSCSRSTTDIVKILGSKGIWIRNLEEPICLRACTHITTEERELTSFVKALKELTGI; encoded by the coding sequence ATGGACATTCGAAACTCCCTCCGCGATCTCTGTCCAGCACTGGGCAACAAGACCTACTTGAACTACGGCGGACAGGGACCGTTGCCAACGCCGTCGTTGGAGGCCATGACCCAAAGCTGGCAGCGCATCCAAGAACTGGGGCCCTTCACTACAGATGTGTGGCCGTACATCAGTTCAGAAACAAACAAAACGCGTGCGGTGCTGAGTCGCATGTGTGGTGTAGCTCCCCATCGCCTTGCACTCACCGAAAACGTCACCAGCGGTTGCGTGTTGCCCCTTTGGGGACTTCCCTTTGAAGCAGGTGATCGCCTCCTAATCAGTGATTGCGAGCACCCAGGAGTCGTCGCGGCATGCCATGAACTCGCCAGACGGGAACAGCTGGAGGTCGACAACCTCCCTGTTCAGCAGTTCAGGCAAGGACGTGAGACCCAACACGACACCGACGCAGGCGTGCTTCAAGCCTTGGAGAACTCTCTACAGCCACGCACCAAAGTGGTGGTGCTGTCTCATCTGCTCTGGAACACCGGGCAGCTGATGCCCATCCCTGCGGTGGCAGAGCAGCTTCATCAGCATGCTCAGCAACCTTTTCTGCTCGTGGATGCAGCCCAAAGCATGGGTCAAATCCCTGTGGAAGCAGCAGCCCAGGCGGCTGATATTTATGCATTTACTGGCCACAAATGGGCTTGCGGTCCCGAGGGGCTTGGAGGTGTGGCCTTATCAGAAAGAATCCTCAACCAAGCCAATCCAACCCTGATTGGCTGGCGCAGCCTGCGCGATGAAACACGCGCCGTGATCGATGATCCAGACCCGTTTCACCACGACAGCCGGCGCTTTGAAATTGCAACGAGCTGTGTGCCATTGATGGCAGGGCTGCGTCAATCGTTGAGCTTGCTCGCAAGTGAGGCGAGCGAGCAACAGCGCCTCGAAGCCATCCAATCTCTTAGCGGCGAGCTCTGGAGAAAGCTGAATGAGCTTCCGGGAACCACTCCCTTACTCGAGGAGGAGCCCCCCGCAGGATTGGTGAGCTTCCAGCTCAACGATTCATGCTCCCGAAGCACAACTGACATCGTAAAAATACTTGGTAGCAAAGGGATTTGGATCCGCAACCTGGAAGAACCCATCTGCCTAAGAGCCTGTACCCACATCACCACAGAAGAACGCGAACTCACATCCTTCGTGAAGGCTCTTAAAGAGCTGACGGGCATCTAA
- a CDS encoding ATP-binding cassette domain-containing protein — MSASHSAPEAKLLAPGVMIHVESATLKIPSGERTLVRNLSIDLDQESRFLIVGSSGCGKTSLLRTFSGLWSPASGVVASRGFRDGVIFVPQKPYVFSGSLREQLLFYPDVELDLNQERMYTLLDSVSLSSVHQTLESSEAFIDWPKVLSVGEQQRIAFARVLLAKVKFVLLDESTSALDIPTERAVCQLLQDAGAGYVSVGHRSSLLPFNDSVLELGLIVTAAGACVMPMTMPSRRLDGLPQGVLAFKDCWDAS; from the coding sequence TTGTCTGCATCGCATTCAGCTCCCGAAGCCAAATTGCTAGCTCCTGGGGTGATGATTCATGTGGAGTCTGCAACTCTGAAGATTCCATCCGGGGAGCGCACGTTAGTGCGCAACCTCAGCATCGATCTCGATCAGGAGAGCCGTTTTCTTATTGTGGGTTCATCGGGATGTGGGAAAACGTCGTTGCTGCGGACGTTCAGCGGCCTTTGGTCTCCCGCTTCTGGAGTGGTGGCATCACGGGGATTTCGTGATGGGGTAATCTTTGTTCCCCAAAAGCCCTATGTGTTTTCAGGCTCCTTGCGCGAGCAGCTGCTCTTCTATCCCGATGTTGAGTTGGATCTCAACCAGGAGCGGATGTACACACTGCTCGACTCGGTCTCTCTTTCCTCCGTCCACCAGACCCTTGAGTCATCGGAGGCCTTTATTGATTGGCCAAAAGTGCTCTCTGTGGGAGAGCAGCAGAGAATTGCATTTGCGAGGGTTTTGCTGGCCAAGGTGAAATTTGTGCTTCTCGATGAATCCACCAGCGCGTTAGACATCCCAACGGAACGGGCGGTGTGTCAGCTGCTGCAGGATGCTGGAGCTGGGTATGTGAGTGTGGGACATCGGTCTTCTCTGCTGCCCTTTAACGACTCTGTGCTGGAGCTTGGCTTGATCGTGACGGCGGCTGGAGCTTGTGTGATGCCCATGACTATGCCTTCCCGCAGGCTTGATGGTTTGCCTCAGGGCGTCTTAGCGTTCAAAGATTGTTGGGATGCATCGTGA
- a CDS encoding PLP-dependent aspartate aminotransferase family protein, translating into MQRPVPEPATATRAIHHGESFASETGTVMPPIYATSTFEHGNPGGFDYTRSGNPNFRILETVLASVEACSHATVFGSGVSAITAIASTLSQGDLVVCEENLYGCTVRLFEQVFAKFGVRTEWVDFTNPEAAAGIIERQPAMVWLESPTNPLLKVIDLDAVCSAARSAGVPVVVDNTFATALVQRPLELGATLSLTSTTKYINGHSDALGGAVCTDEPSWHQKMVFAQKALGLMPSPFDCWLITRGIKTLPLRLNQQMANAAAVADHLASHPAVSWVRYPGRDDHPQRAVALRQMNGGGAIVTIGLNASLEQAYAMCKALRWFTMAESLGGVESLICHPATMTHAAVSAEIKTALGISDGLIRLSLGCEDITDLLIDLDHALSLLP; encoded by the coding sequence TTGCAGCGTCCTGTCCCAGAACCGGCGACAGCCACCCGGGCCATTCACCACGGCGAAAGCTTCGCTAGCGAAACCGGCACGGTGATGCCACCCATCTACGCCACCTCCACGTTTGAGCATGGCAACCCAGGCGGATTCGATTACACCCGCTCGGGCAACCCCAACTTCCGCATTCTTGAAACGGTGTTGGCCTCCGTAGAGGCGTGTAGCCATGCCACGGTGTTTGGTTCAGGAGTCAGTGCGATCACCGCGATTGCCTCCACCCTGAGCCAGGGAGATTTGGTGGTCTGCGAAGAGAACCTCTACGGCTGCACCGTGCGCTTGTTCGAACAGGTGTTTGCCAAGTTTGGGGTGCGCACCGAATGGGTGGATTTCACCAACCCCGAGGCGGCAGCCGGCATCATTGAGCGGCAGCCAGCGATGGTCTGGCTGGAGAGTCCCACCAATCCACTGCTCAAGGTGATTGACCTCGATGCGGTCTGCAGCGCTGCCCGCTCCGCCGGCGTCCCCGTCGTGGTCGACAACACCTTCGCGACCGCCTTGGTGCAACGTCCTCTGGAACTCGGCGCCACCCTGTCCCTCACCAGCACCACGAAATATATCAATGGCCATTCCGATGCCCTCGGTGGTGCGGTTTGCACCGATGAGCCCAGCTGGCACCAAAAGATGGTGTTTGCCCAAAAAGCATTGGGGCTGATGCCCTCCCCTTTCGACTGTTGGCTGATCACCCGAGGCATCAAAACGCTGCCCCTGCGCCTGAACCAACAGATGGCGAATGCCGCTGCGGTGGCAGATCATTTGGCATCCCATCCCGCCGTGTCGTGGGTGCGTTACCCAGGACGAGACGATCATCCGCAGAGGGCTGTGGCTTTGCGCCAGATGAACGGAGGCGGAGCGATCGTGACGATTGGATTAAATGCGAGCCTTGAACAGGCCTATGCCATGTGTAAAGCCCTGCGTTGGTTCACGATGGCCGAAAGCCTTGGCGGAGTTGAGAGCTTGATCTGCCATCCAGCCACCATGACCCACGCCGCCGTTTCTGCCGAGATCAAAACAGCCTTAGGAATCAGCGATGGACTGATTCGTCTCTCGCTTGGCTGCGAAGACATCACGGACCTCTTGATCGATCTTGACCACGCCCTCAGCCTGCTTCCGTGA
- a CDS encoding DUF3365 domain-containing protein, which produces MKANQSSSALTGFLLRFVGLQFVALILALVLIVSGYTLVTRTYVRFQASQVMDVMLAVREYTSRKINPLIAPINDTSDEAFIPEAVPSYSATKVFEYLRLNNAYSDFQYREAALNPTSPSDRASATEAEIIGRFEGNPRLREISGILNDNSDHNQYFLAKPIRLSKESCLVCHSTPDRAPKSQLIAYGDKNGFGWKLGDVVGAQIVSIPIDSGLPSPARFVLLLVLAVGLMSLAVVVVGQRFFEALIARPLRQVLRLVSDESCGADEDSRHLHQRQDEFGKLSRWISSLRDSLK; this is translated from the coding sequence GTGAAAGCTAACCAATCCTCGTCGGCTCTTACTGGTTTCCTTCTCCGTTTTGTTGGCCTGCAATTTGTTGCTCTTATTTTAGCACTAGTTTTAATTGTCTCGGGGTATACCTTGGTGACAAGAACCTACGTTCGCTTTCAGGCTTCGCAGGTGATGGACGTTATGTTGGCTGTTCGTGAATATACTTCTAGGAAAATTAATCCATTGATTGCCCCTATCAATGACACTTCTGATGAGGCATTTATTCCTGAAGCTGTTCCAAGTTATTCTGCTACGAAGGTATTCGAATATCTAAGATTGAATAATGCATATTCTGATTTCCAATATCGAGAAGCTGCACTCAATCCAACAAGTCCCTCGGATCGCGCGAGTGCTACTGAAGCGGAAATTATTGGTCGGTTTGAAGGCAACCCTCGTTTAAGAGAGATTAGCGGTATTTTAAATGATAATAGTGATCATAATCAATATTTTCTCGCCAAGCCCATTCGGCTTTCAAAAGAAAGTTGTTTGGTCTGTCACTCAACACCCGATAGAGCTCCTAAAAGCCAACTTATAGCCTATGGAGATAAGAATGGATTTGGATGGAAGCTGGGTGATGTTGTTGGTGCTCAGATCGTGTCAATTCCGATTGATTCCGGTTTGCCGTCTCCAGCGCGTTTTGTCCTTCTGCTTGTTTTAGCTGTTGGACTTATGTCTTTGGCTGTGGTTGTGGTGGGTCAACGCTTTTTTGAAGCTCTTATTGCTCGTCCACTAAGACAAGTCTTGCGACTTGTGAGTGATGAGTCTTGTGGGGCCGATGAAGATTCAAGGCATCTGCATCAACGTCAAGATGAGTTTGGTAAGTTGTCTCGATGGATTTCCAGCCTTCGTGATTCCTTGAAGTGA